In a single window of the Candidatus Krumholzibacteriia bacterium genome:
- a CDS encoding beta-ketoacyl-ACP synthase III yields the protein MSLKSEYGVRVIGTGRAVPDRILTNEDLSKIVDTSDEWISTRTGIKRRHVLSEGENNSDLATLAAERALEDAGVKAEEIDFLIIGTVTADLIFPSLAVLVQDRIGARNAAAWDLSAACSGFLFGLQQARAMLASGQGQKALVLGSEALTRLTNYRDRNTCVLFGDGSGAVVLEACDPEENTILSTGIRSDGSLADLLKCPKGGTADPVTPEIIESGEDKIHMAGKDVFKHAVRNMGSAAEKALEEAGIKAEEVSLLIPHQANTRIMESLAKRLAFPMEKVYMNIEEYGNTSAASIPIALDEAREKGRVKPGEPILLLAFGGGFTWGSALLSIKETK from the coding sequence GTGAGCTTGAAGTCTGAGTACGGCGTAAGGGTGATCGGCACAGGCCGCGCAGTTCCCGACAGGATTCTCACGAATGAGGATCTCAGTAAAATCGTGGACACCAGCGACGAATGGATCAGCACTCGCACGGGCATCAAGCGACGCCATGTCCTCTCCGAAGGTGAAAATAACAGCGACCTTGCGACCCTCGCCGCCGAGCGCGCCCTCGAGGATGCCGGCGTGAAGGCAGAGGAAATCGACTTCCTGATTATCGGCACGGTGACCGCAGATCTTATTTTTCCCAGCCTTGCGGTACTCGTGCAGGATCGCATCGGCGCCAGGAATGCTGCCGCCTGGGATCTTTCTGCCGCCTGTTCCGGCTTCCTCTTCGGTCTTCAGCAGGCCCGCGCCATGTTGGCATCGGGGCAGGGGCAGAAGGCCCTTGTCCTCGGTTCCGAAGCATTGACTCGCCTGACCAATTATCGGGATCGAAATACCTGTGTCCTCTTCGGGGACGGTTCTGGCGCGGTGGTTCTGGAAGCCTGCGATCCCGAAGAGAATACCATCCTGTCCACCGGCATCCGTTCCGATGGATCCCTTGCCGATCTTCTGAAGTGCCCCAAGGGAGGAACGGCCGATCCAGTGACCCCCGAGATCATCGAGAGCGGGGAAGACAAGATCCACATGGCGGGCAAGGATGTCTTCAAGCACGCAGTTCGTAATATGGGAAGCGCCGCCGAGAAGGCCCTCGAGGAAGCCGGCATCAAGGCCGAGGAAGTTTCTCTTCTCATCCCTCACCAGGCGAACACACGCATCATGGAATCCCTGGCAAAGCGGCTCGCCTTTCCGATGGAAAAAGTCTATATGAACATCGAGGAATACGGGAACACGAGTGCCGCATCCATTCCCATCGCACTTGATGAAGCGCGGGAAAAGGGGCGGGTGAAGCCGGGAGAGCCGATCCTGTTGCTGGCATTCGGTGGTGGCTTTACTTGGGGTTCTGCCCTCCTGTCCATCAAGGAGACCAAATGA
- the fabD gene encoding ACP S-malonyltransferase: MRTPMIFPGQASQFVGMAADLYESHELARQRFDQANEALDFDLKRLCFEGPLEELTETRYAQPAILVASALAFDYLTSRGMEPSIVAGHSLGEYSALVAAGVLRFEDALSLVTLRGRLMFESGEKTPGTMAAVLGLGRQDVEAACETAAQGEVLQLANLNSPAQMVISGAVEAVARGMEACMEAGAKKVVPLPVSGAFHSQLMASAAGELAAKLETTEFSEASIPVIANVTAQPTTSGDELKQLLIEQLTRPVLWSDSMQHLIGNSEEASILEVGPGRVLMGLMRQIDRSVKVLPLGSLEALEDYCGQEKEAGA, translated from the coding sequence ATGAGAACGCCCATGATCTTTCCCGGACAGGCTTCCCAGTTTGTGGGCATGGCTGCCGACCTCTATGAGTCTCATGAGCTTGCCAGACAGCGTTTTGATCAGGCAAACGAAGCGCTGGATTTCGACCTGAAGCGACTCTGTTTTGAAGGCCCTCTCGAAGAGCTGACCGAAACCCGTTATGCCCAGCCCGCTATCCTTGTGGCGAGTGCCCTTGCTTTTGATTACCTGACTTCCCGGGGCATGGAGCCTTCCATCGTCGCTGGGCACAGTTTGGGAGAATACTCGGCACTGGTGGCTGCGGGCGTTCTTCGTTTTGAAGACGCACTTTCCCTGGTGACCCTTCGCGGAAGACTGATGTTTGAAAGCGGCGAAAAGACACCGGGCACCATGGCCGCAGTCCTTGGTCTCGGTCGCCAGGATGTGGAGGCGGCCTGTGAGACGGCAGCCCAGGGAGAAGTTCTTCAACTGGCCAACCTGAACAGTCCCGCCCAGATGGTGATCAGCGGAGCCGTCGAGGCAGTGGCCCGGGGCATGGAAGCCTGCATGGAAGCGGGTGCAAAGAAGGTCGTGCCTCTTCCCGTGAGCGGCGCCTTTCACTCGCAACTCATGGCCTCGGCCGCCGGAGAACTGGCAGCGAAACTCGAGACCACGGAGTTTTCCGAAGCGTCGATCCCTGTCATTGCCAATGTGACCGCTCAGCCCACGACTTCAGGCGATGAACTGAAACAGCTTCTTATTGAGCAGTTGACCCGCCCGGTTCTCTGGTCTGATTCCATGCAGCATTTGATCGGGAACAGCGAAGAAGCGAGTATTCTGGAAGTGGGCCCGGGCCGTGTTCTCATGGGTTTGATGCGTCAGATTGACCGTTCCGTGAAGGTGCTTCCCCTGGGCAGTCTGGAAGCTCTGGAGGACTACTGCGGACAGGAAAAGGAGGCCGGAGCATGA
- the fabG gene encoding 3-oxoacyl-[acyl-carrier-protein] reductase: MNQDFSGKLALVTGGTRGIGLGIVKSLLENGARVALVGSNPEKSAGIASELAGEEQVRGYACDVSDADAVEELVNRVREEMGEIDFLVNNAGITLDGIFIRMKQNDWQRVLDVNLGGTYNFCRSVARAMMKRREGRIVNISSVVGQTGNAGQANYAASKAGQLGLTKSLARELGPRGITVNAVTPGYIETDMTEDLPEAVREEMVAGIPLKKAGSPEDVAGAVLFLLSPSASYISGQVLGVNGGMTMVG; encoded by the coding sequence ATGAATCAGGATTTCAGCGGAAAACTGGCTCTCGTCACCGGGGGAACCCGGGGAATTGGTCTTGGCATCGTGAAGTCCCTGCTGGAAAACGGGGCGAGGGTAGCCCTCGTGGGGAGCAACCCGGAGAAGAGTGCCGGGATTGCCTCGGAGCTGGCCGGTGAAGAGCAGGTGCGTGGCTACGCTTGTGATGTCTCTGATGCCGATGCCGTCGAGGAACTGGTCAATCGGGTCCGCGAGGAAATGGGCGAGATTGATTTTCTGGTCAACAATGCGGGGATCACTCTGGACGGGATCTTCATCCGCATGAAGCAGAATGACTGGCAGAGGGTTCTCGATGTGAATCTTGGAGGCACCTACAATTTCTGCCGATCGGTGGCCCGCGCCATGATGAAGCGTCGTGAGGGCCGCATTGTGAATATCAGCAGCGTGGTGGGGCAGACCGGAAATGCGGGTCAGGCGAATTACGCTGCGAGCAAGGCCGGTCAGTTGGGGCTGACCAAGAGCCTCGCTCGCGAGCTGGGACCCCGTGGAATCACCGTCAACGCCGTGACCCCTGGCTATATCGAGACCGACATGACCGAGGATCTTCCCGAAGCCGTTCGTGAGGAAATGGTCGCCGGCATTCCCCTGAAAAAGGCCGGAAGTCCCGAGGATGTCGCAGGAGCCGTCCTCTTCCTCCTTTCTCCCTCAGCGAGTTACATCAGCGGGCAGGTTTTGGGAGTCAATGGCGGCATGACCATGGTTGGCTAG
- the acpP gene encoding acyl carrier protein, with product MASIEERVIAIIEKELGVNQEQITPAASFIEDLGADSLDTTELIMAFEEEFDLEIADEAAEKLTTVQAVLEYLQSAVEA from the coding sequence ATGGCAAGCATCGAAGAGAGAGTCATTGCGATTATCGAGAAGGAACTGGGCGTGAATCAGGAGCAGATCACTCCTGCGGCCTCCTTTATCGAAGACCTGGGCGCAGACTCCCTGGACACGACGGAACTGATCATGGCTTTTGAGGAAGAGTTTGACCTCGAGATTGCCGACGAAGCAGCGGAGAAGCTGACCACGGTTCAGGCGGTTCTGGAGTATCTTCAGTCTGCCGTCGAAGCTTAG
- the fabF gene encoding beta-ketoacyl-ACP synthase II: MDRRVVVTGIGMISPLGKTREESWDALLAGKSGAGEITAFDTEAYTVKIAAEVKDFEPTSLQDPKEAKTTDRFAQFAIFACEEALGDAGLLEDKPASNRTGVIVGSGIGGMFTFEKNHTALMGRGPRRVSPFFIPMMIGDIAAGMIAMRHGFRGPNYATVSACATGAHAIADAAMQIKAGRADVMISGGSEATITPMAIAGFSNMKALSTRNEDPTKASRPFDAERDGFLMGEGAGIVILEEYERALARGAHVYAEVLGAGLTADAHHITAPHPEGLGAREAMEMALGEAGIAREQIGYVNAHGTSTPYNDRTETAALRTFFGDHAETLKISSTKSMTGHLLGAAGGLESAITSLVLDRGKIPPTINYENPDPDCDLDYVPNASIEHEVEAAISTSLGFGGHNIVLLLARDPARR; encoded by the coding sequence GTGGACCGTCGCGTAGTTGTTACCGGAATCGGGATGATCAGTCCCCTGGGCAAGACCCGCGAAGAGAGTTGGGATGCTCTCCTTGCAGGCAAGTCGGGGGCCGGGGAGATCACGGCCTTTGATACGGAAGCCTATACGGTGAAGATCGCCGCAGAGGTCAAGGATTTTGAGCCCACGTCTCTTCAGGATCCCAAGGAAGCAAAGACCACGGATCGCTTTGCCCAGTTTGCCATCTTCGCCTGCGAGGAAGCTCTTGGCGATGCCGGTTTACTCGAGGACAAGCCTGCCTCCAACCGGACCGGGGTCATCGTGGGTTCCGGAATCGGCGGGATGTTCACCTTTGAGAAGAACCATACGGCACTCATGGGCAGGGGGCCCCGCAGGGTCAGCCCCTTTTTCATTCCCATGATGATTGGCGACATCGCAGCAGGCATGATTGCCATGCGACATGGTTTCCGCGGTCCGAACTATGCAACGGTTTCTGCCTGTGCTACCGGGGCTCATGCCATCGCCGATGCGGCCATGCAGATTAAGGCCGGACGCGCCGATGTCATGATTAGCGGCGGAAGTGAAGCCACGATTACGCCGATGGCGATCGCCGGCTTCTCGAACATGAAAGCCCTGTCAACCCGCAATGAGGATCCGACAAAAGCCAGTCGTCCTTTTGACGCTGAGCGCGATGGATTCCTCATGGGTGAGGGTGCAGGCATTGTGATCCTGGAGGAATACGAGCGGGCTCTTGCCCGGGGAGCGCATGTCTATGCGGAGGTTCTCGGTGCAGGGCTCACGGCCGATGCCCACCACATCACGGCTCCCCATCCCGAGGGACTCGGTGCCCGTGAAGCGATGGAAATGGCTCTCGGAGAAGCGGGCATTGCAAGGGAGCAGATTGGCTATGTCAATGCCCATGGAACCAGCACTCCCTACAATGATCGCACCGAGACGGCGGCCCTTCGCACTTTTTTCGGGGATCATGCTGAAACGCTGAAAATCAGCAGTACAAAATCCATGACCGGCCATCTTCTCGGAGCGGCCGGAGGTCTGGAGTCAGCAATCACTTCCCTGGTCCTTGACCGGGGAAAGATTCCTCCGACCATCAATTACGAGAATCCTGATCCCGATTGCGACCTTGACTATGTGCCCAATGCCTCGATCGAGCACGAAGTGGAGGCCGCCATCAGCACTTCCCTGGGCTTCGGAGGGCACAATATCGTCCTTCTTCTGGCCCGGGATCCCGCTCGGCGATAG
- the rnc gene encoding ribonuclease III translates to MFWKKKPGKSPSLPGDLKVTPFQKRLRYQFLNPDLLLLALSHRSWVFQKGQDRIHSNERLEFLGDSVLGLLINEGLFLSNPGLPEGDLTKRKSLLVSGDILMDIGANLGIDEVILISSNERGNSREIQGSIIADAVEAVIGAVYLDGGLEAARPLVQRLILDKQEHYLESDQHRNHKSILQEIVQSRFNAPPRYRIDSTSGPEHSKVFHVQVIVAGEVLANGEGRSKKDAEKEAARLALELLEKRKSTE, encoded by the coding sequence TTGTTCTGGAAGAAGAAGCCCGGGAAATCCCCCTCCCTTCCCGGGGATCTGAAAGTCACTCCCTTTCAGAAGCGATTGCGCTACCAGTTCCTCAATCCTGATCTCCTGCTTTTGGCTCTCAGCCATCGCTCCTGGGTATTCCAGAAGGGGCAGGACCGGATTCACAGCAATGAACGCCTGGAGTTCCTCGGGGATTCTGTTCTGGGACTTCTGATCAATGAGGGGCTGTTCCTGTCCAATCCGGGTCTCCCCGAAGGAGACCTCACCAAGAGAAAAAGCCTCCTTGTCAGTGGCGATATCCTGATGGACATCGGAGCGAATCTGGGGATTGATGAAGTCATCCTGATCAGTTCGAATGAACGGGGAAACAGCCGGGAGATTCAGGGATCCATCATTGCCGATGCCGTGGAAGCCGTCATTGGGGCCGTCTATCTTGACGGAGGCCTGGAGGCGGCAAGACCCCTTGTCCAGCGGCTCATCCTCGACAAGCAGGAGCATTACCTCGAAAGCGACCAGCACCGGAACCACAAGTCGATCCTTCAGGAAATAGTGCAGTCGCGTTTCAACGCCCCGCCCCGTTATCGCATTGATTCGACCTCCGGCCCCGAGCATTCCAAGGTATTCCATGTGCAGGTGATTGTTGCTGGGGAGGTTCTTGCCAACGGAGAAGGCCGTTCCAAGAAGGACGCTGAAAAAGAAGCGGCCCGACTTGCCCTGGAATTGCTGGAGAAGCGCAAGTCGACAGAATAG
- a CDS encoding HNH endonuclease, translated as MKIGSLSTPVLVLDAGFQPVNVVSVRRAMSLLCNGKAVAVEESNAVLRSSRSTWKMPLIIRLFISIAHRVYRVSRVKLSRKNIWGRDRYQCQYCGSREGPFTVDHIVPRSHVSREYPKGGPTTWENCVTACVPCNRSKGNEMLPQTDMKLLSRPREPHWLPPVLFLRFLKPGFHPSWDAYLYGGRE; from the coding sequence ATGAAGATTGGATCTCTTTCTACTCCGGTGCTGGTGCTGGATGCCGGTTTCCAGCCGGTCAATGTGGTTTCCGTCCGCCGTGCCATGTCCCTTCTTTGCAATGGAAAGGCCGTGGCCGTCGAGGAGTCCAATGCGGTTCTGCGTTCTTCCAGGAGCACCTGGAAGATGCCACTGATCATTCGCCTCTTTATCTCCATCGCCCATCGTGTGTACCGGGTATCCCGGGTCAAACTGAGCCGTAAGAACATCTGGGGAAGGGACCGATACCAGTGCCAGTACTGCGGTTCCCGGGAGGGTCCTTTCACAGTGGATCACATCGTTCCACGAAGCCATGTGTCCCGGGAGTATCCCAAGGGGGGACCGACCACCTGGGAGAATTGCGTGACGGCCTGTGTCCCCTGCAACCGGAGCAAGGGCAATGAGATGCTCCCCCAGACTGACATGAAACTCCTGAGTCGGCCCCGGGAACCTCACTGGCTTCCACCGGTTCTTTTTCTTCGCTTTCTCAAGCCGGGTTTTCATCCCAGTTGGGATGCTTATCTCTACGGGGGCAGAGAATGA
- a CDS encoding alpha/beta hydrolase: protein MIVRFFFTLLLFLSVSLNAVEPQWLRLEYTMSDSLKMAVSYYPPRGEPRGALLILHDRGGEGVWYRDFAGELQARGLAVLLPDLRGHGSSRIEGRRALPEFEVPRICEDLQSPLDLLRSQDGLQDSNWSILAVGESAATGLRLLETEESLDRLFLLSPLGCDSLSPSLPASSRVMMISCEEDEEALQSQTKLYLSLPPDQRRMDFLPCRSRGRSLLLSRDSLRERIRDWFLE, encoded by the coding sequence ATGATCGTTCGTTTCTTCTTCACGCTTCTCCTTTTCCTCTCCGTTTCCCTGAATGCGGTGGAGCCTCAGTGGCTACGCCTGGAATACACGATGAGTGATTCACTGAAGATGGCTGTCAGTTATTACCCACCCCGGGGAGAGCCTCGGGGGGCACTTCTGATCCTGCATGACCGGGGCGGGGAAGGTGTCTGGTATCGGGACTTTGCCGGGGAACTGCAGGCCAGAGGTCTTGCGGTGTTGCTTCCCGATCTGCGGGGTCATGGGAGCAGCAGAATAGAAGGAAGGAGGGCGCTTCCGGAATTCGAAGTGCCCAGAATCTGTGAAGACCTGCAATCTCCTCTCGACCTTCTCCGAAGTCAGGATGGATTACAGGATTCAAACTGGTCGATTCTCGCAGTGGGGGAGTCTGCAGCCACGGGACTTCGTCTTCTGGAAACAGAAGAGTCCCTCGACCGCCTGTTTCTTCTCTCCCCTCTGGGCTGTGATTCTCTGTCTCCTTCTCTTCCTGCATCCAGTCGGGTGATGATGATCAGTTGCGAGGAAGACGAGGAGGCTCTGCAGAGCCAGACGAAACTCTATCTGAGTCTTCCTCCCGATCAAAGGCGCATGGACTTTCTTCCCTGCAGAAGCCGCGGGCGCTCTCTCCTCTTGTCCCGGGACAGCCTGAGGGAGAGGATCAGGGACTGGTTCCTCGAATAA
- a CDS encoding M28 family peptidase: MLSIFLRAPLFALLLSLPVLAGQETVKRDIETLSSPGFSGRMAGEEGNRKAAEWIRRQARSAGLLPLPGSHTFAVKGEELQSLFAELESPEDRVFPLPMVTRGMLPDLRAADLRVLPFGEEGNRSPEALRGRWKNEKALLLLPQEGSESFFMRFRSRAMKRSNRLWQLPGDETTLPLFYGNEELAELLDSDHLPEGWKLSLPERDPLAFEGRNLLFRLPWNIEGPLLLLVAHYDHLGASDEGYHPGADDNASGVSTLLELARNLRGRRLPYRLHFLFSDAEEIGLLGSRASLLQEARPDRVINLDTVGRGGVDHYRKLRNPKAASDSLLIVWSNREDPFSHLLLESSSRLQVQEGKGPVFEMASDHHAFSSAGIPSHFLFGGFHLDYHKPGDSAEKVLPWRIVTLAEILESTLDALEENPELIRGTSP, encoded by the coding sequence ATGCTGTCGATCTTTCTGAGAGCCCCCCTTTTCGCCCTCCTTCTCTCTCTCCCGGTTCTCGCCGGGCAGGAAACGGTAAAGAGGGACATTGAAACCCTCTCTTCCCCTGGTTTTTCAGGCCGTATGGCCGGAGAAGAGGGCAATCGGAAGGCGGCCGAGTGGATTCGGCGTCAGGCTCGTTCTGCGGGGCTGCTCCCTCTGCCGGGATCCCACACTTTTGCCGTAAAAGGCGAGGAACTGCAGTCCCTGTTTGCGGAACTGGAAAGTCCGGAGGACCGGGTCTTCCCCCTGCCGATGGTCACCCGGGGAATGCTCCCGGATCTCAGGGCTGCTGATCTTCGAGTCCTTCCCTTTGGAGAGGAAGGAAACAGAAGCCCCGAGGCCCTGCGGGGAAGATGGAAGAATGAGAAAGCCTTGCTCCTGCTTCCTCAAGAGGGAAGTGAGTCTTTCTTTATGAGATTTCGAAGCCGTGCGATGAAGCGGAGTAACCGGCTCTGGCAACTCCCGGGAGATGAGACCACTCTCCCCCTTTTCTATGGGAACGAAGAACTGGCGGAGCTTCTCGACAGTGATCATCTGCCCGAAGGCTGGAAGCTCTCCCTTCCCGAGCGAGATCCTCTGGCTTTTGAGGGCAGGAATCTTCTCTTTCGACTTCCGTGGAATATCGAGGGGCCACTCCTGCTTCTTGTGGCTCACTATGATCATCTGGGAGCAAGTGACGAAGGCTACCACCCCGGTGCGGATGACAATGCGAGCGGAGTGAGTACCCTTCTCGAACTGGCCCGCAATCTCCGCGGAAGGAGACTCCCCTACCGACTCCATTTTCTCTTCAGCGATGCCGAAGAAATCGGGCTTCTCGGTTCACGAGCCAGCCTGCTTCAGGAAGCGAGACCTGACCGGGTCATCAATCTGGATACCGTAGGACGCGGGGGCGTGGACCACTATCGGAAGCTGAGGAATCCCAAAGCTGCCAGCGACTCGCTTCTCATCGTCTGGTCGAACCGGGAGGATCCCTTTTCTCATCTCCTCCTTGAGTCCTCCTCGCGCCTGCAGGTGCAGGAGGGAAAGGGCCCGGTCTTCGAAATGGCGAGCGACCATCATGCCTTTTCGAGTGCGGGAATCCCTTCTCACTTTCTCTTCGGTGGCTTTCATCTGGATTATCACAAGCCAGGAGACAGCGCAGAAAAGGTTCTGCCCTGGCGCATTGTCACTTTGGCGGAAATTCTGGAAAGCACCCTCGATGCTCTGGAGGAGAATCCGGAACTTATTCGAGGAACCAGTCCCTGA
- a CDS encoding YigZ family protein, whose product MHPDAYPVPAGKEEYESRVLGSRFLAKLIPVKDEEEARLCREVLLQQYPDARHHCWALQLGKPGKETRRFSDEGEPAGSAGAPIARAIASSGLSDLLIVVIRWFGGKKLGVGGLIRAYTDASREVLSRIEPRLRYEMLELQGLIDFAEEAAMRRLLDKLEGRILSAEYGEKGLSWHLEMPKSKVPDFLERSRELGRGKEAFQVRTRD is encoded by the coding sequence ATGCATCCGGATGCCTACCCGGTTCCGGCCGGGAAAGAGGAATATGAAAGCCGGGTTCTCGGCTCCCGTTTCCTTGCAAAACTGATCCCGGTGAAGGATGAGGAAGAAGCCAGACTCTGCCGGGAAGTCCTCCTCCAACAGTATCCCGACGCGAGGCATCACTGCTGGGCTCTTCAACTGGGAAAACCCGGAAAGGAAACACGACGATTTTCCGACGAAGGAGAACCGGCAGGATCTGCGGGCGCCCCGATTGCCCGGGCCATTGCTTCTTCCGGACTCAGCGACCTTCTGATTGTGGTGATCCGCTGGTTTGGAGGAAAAAAGCTCGGCGTTGGCGGGCTGATCCGCGCCTACACAGACGCGTCAAGAGAAGTTCTCTCCCGGATAGAGCCTCGGCTCCGCTACGAGATGCTGGAGTTACAGGGACTCATTGATTTCGCTGAAGAGGCGGCCATGAGAAGGCTGCTGGATAAACTGGAGGGAAGAATCCTGTCTGCGGAATACGGGGAAAAGGGCCTGTCCTGGCATCTGGAAATGCCCAAAAGCAAGGTTCCCGACTTCCTCGAAAGGAGCCGGGAACTTGGTCGCGGGAAAGAAGCATTTCAAGTCCGGACTAGGGATTGA